The following proteins are co-located in the Calliphora vicina chromosome 2, idCalVici1.1, whole genome shotgun sequence genome:
- the Vps53 gene encoding vacuolar protein sorting-associated protein 53 homolog: protein MSASEYDVAKDSRAYEDNGNFKENKINFSKEVKQVIDKVLKSDDPMDAPDFNSVDYINQLFPNEQSLATIDETIQRMQCEVSLIDDNIRSVVRGQTNTGQDGQMALFEAQKVITTLYDHIIDVKTRAEKTEEMVKEITRDIKQLDCAKRNLTSAITTLNHLHMLVGGIESLEKLIEKRLYGEILNPLQAITEVNQHFQQYSDIEEIKNLSQSVDRIQVTLAQQITEDFKEAFSGKSSGSNAHPRLGLNQLSDACKVVSVLDPKVRKELLKWFIAQQLEEYLHLFHENQDIAWLDKIDKRYAWLKRHLLDFEDKFGNVFPLDWEVSERITVEFCRLTREQLSQIMVKRAHEIDVRLLLFAINKTQAFEQLLSKRFTGSTLGLTNANTDKLTTATETSADPLAGTQLAVVFHDQIGSCFKNHLDIYIKSIDRNLSELIEKFIEQTKEPFKVGEAKTTVYPSSADLFVFYKKCMVQCNQLSNEQPMYELAMVFKKYLREYASKVLEFSIPKLLPSTTSIGKSMSLLTRDMQNLSTAAGQVIHNFLKEGDVQRFSRDDLIRICCVLTTAEYCLETVQQLEDKLKEKVAIAYVNKVDMSEEKDVFHRIISNCIQLLVQDLEAGCEPSLQTMSKVQWQTINNVGDQSAFISSICANFKQTVPILRDNLSSSRKYFTQFCHKFVNVFIPKFINVLYKCKLTLSDGSNNVLGCEQLLLDTHSLKTALVDLPSIGSSVNRKAPTSYTKVVVKDMSRAEMIIKVVMTPVQPPAHFTQQVLKLLPDVTIAEYQKILDMKAVKRVDQLQLIDLFKRTASTAAFAGLTESSDTSSNADVNSTNSTETTITDNLMVDATSAESSSAAQNAASNTNSTASTSTPKRAFIFSVGSFSGGSNSADKNGDGSSQTGSDRGRIRKLESLLKKRLP, encoded by the exons ATGAGTGCTAGTGAATATGATGTGGCGAAGGACTCCAGGGCATATGAAGACAAtggaaatttcaaagaaaacaaaataaatttcagcaAAGAGGTGAAACAAGTGATTGACAAG GTTTTAAAATCAGACGATCCCATGGATGCCCCCGACTTTAATTCTGTGGACTATATCAACCAGCTTTTTCCCAACGAACAGTCTTTGGCCACCATCGATGAGACCATACAACGTATGCAGTGCGAAGTATCGCTGATTGACGACAATATACGTTCAGTTGTCAGGGGACAAACAAATACCGGCCAGGATGGTCAGATGGCCTTGTTTGAAGCACAGAAAGTCATTACCACTTTATATGATCACATCATTGATGTGAAAACCCGTGCTGAAAAGACGGAAGAAATGGTGAAGGAAATCACCCGAGACATCAAACAGCTGGATTGTGCGAAACGCAATTTGACTTCAGCCATTACCACTCTAAATCATTTGCACATGCTGGTGGGCGGCATTGAAAGTTTGGAGAAGCTGATTGAAAAACGTTTGTATGGCGAAATTTTGAATCCTCTGCAGGCCATAACAGAAGTCAATCAACATTTTCAACAATATTCGGACATAGAGGAAATTAAGAATCTCTCGCAGAGTGTAGATCGCATACAAGTGACTTTGGCCCAACAGATAACGGAAGACTTTAAAGAGGCCTTCTCCGGTAAATCCTCCGGCAGCAATGCCCATCCCCGTTTGGGCTTGAATCAGTTATCAGATGCCTGTAAAGTTGTTTCTGTGCTGGATCCCAAAGTAAGGAAGGAACTTTTGAAGTGGTTTATAGCTCAGCAGTTGGAAGAGTATCTGCATTTGTTTCATGAAAATCAAGATATTGCCTGGCTGGATAAAATTGATAAACGTTATGCTTGGCTTAAGCGGCATCTTCTTGATTTCGAGGATAAATTTGGCAATGTATTTCCGCTGGATTGGGAAGTTTCTGAGAGAATTACTGTGGAATTTTGTCGTCTGACCAGAGAGCAATTATCTCAAATCATGGTCAAACGAGCACATGAAATTGATGTGCGTCTACTGCTGTTTGCCATCAACAAAACCCAGGCTTTCGAACAATTGTTATCAAAAAGATTTACTGGTTCCACATTGGGTCTAACTAATGCAAATACTGATAAACTTACTACAGCAACTGAAACTTCAGCTGATCCTCTGGCTGGAACACAATTGGCTGTTGTATTTCACGATCAAATCGGTTCATGTTTTAAAAATCACTTGGACATTTATATCAAAAGTATTGATCGCAATCTATCGGAACTCATTGAAAAGTTTATTGAACAGACTAAGGAGCCTTTTAAAGTGGGAGAAGCAAAGACTACAGTGTATCCTAG TTCTGctgatttatttgttttctataagaaatgtATGGTTCAATGTAATCAATTGAGCAATGAACAGCCCATGTATGAATTGGCTAtggtgtttaaaaaatatttacgtgAATATGCCAGCAAGGTATTGGAGTTTAGTATCCCGAAATTGCTGCCTTCAACAACATCGATTG GAAAAAGTATGTCCTTATTGACACGGGACATGCAGAATCTCTCTACGGCCGCTGGTCaagttatacacaattttctcAAGGAAGGCGATGTTCAACGTTTCTCCAGAGATGATCTTATACGCATCTGTTGCGTATTAACAACTGCAGAATATTGTCTGGAGACAGTACAACAATTGGAAGATAAACTGAAGGAGAAAGTAGCCATAGCTTATGTAAATAAAGTTGATATGTCGGAGGAAAAAGATGTATTTCATCG cattatcTCAAATTGTATCCAACTGTTGGTTCAGGATCTGGAAGCTGGTTGCGAACCTTCTCTACAAACTATGTCTAAAGTCCAATGGCAAACTATTAACAATGTGGGTGATCAAAGTGCTTTCATCTCTAGTATTTGTGCCAACTTCAAACAAACTGTTCCCATATTACGTGATAATTTATCTAGTTCTCGCAAATATTTCACTCAATTCTGCCATaaatttgttaatgtttttattcCTAAATTCATCAATGTTCTATACAAATGCAAACTAACTCTATCGGATGGTTCTAACAATGTTTTGGGTTGCGAACAATTACTACTAGACACTCATAGTCTAAAAACTGCTCTAGTAGATTTGCCTTCCATAGGGTCGAGTGTCAATCGCAAAGCTCCCACTTCGTACACCAAAGTGGTTGTTAAAGACATGAGTCGTGCCGAAATGATTATAAAAGTGGTAATGACGCCCGTCCAACCACCAGCGCATTTTACCCAACAGGTTTTAAAACTATTGCCAGATGTCACAATTGCAGAGTACCAAAAGATATTGGATATGAAAGCGGTTAAACGTGTGGATCAGCTACAACTAATAGATCTTTTCAAACGCACTGCTTCCACAGCTGCTTTTGCAGGCTTAACAGAATCATCGGATACTAGCTCAAATGCCGATGTTAATTCCACAAATTCTACCGAAACTACGATCACGGACAATTTGATGGTTGATGCTACTAGTGCCGAAAGTTCATCTGCTGCACAAAATGCTGCCAGCAACACTAATTCCACAGCATCGACTTCAACTCCCAAGAGGGCTTTTATATTTAGTGTTGGCAGTTTCTCAGGCGGCAGTAACAGTGCAGATAAAAATGGTGACGGTTCTTCACAGACGGGCAGTGATCGTGGTCGTATACGTAAATTGGAGAGTCTTTTGAAAAAGCGATTGCcttaa
- the LOC135952081 gene encoding protease inhibitor, whose translation MKFILVLFSIFALIFASVQAVDKSACSQPKEIGPCRKSDLQFFYNADSKACEQFFYGGCHGNDNRFNTKEECEKLCL comes from the exons atgaaatttattttggttttgttcAGCATCTTTGCTTTGATTTTTGCTTCAGTACAAGCTGTTGATAAGTCAG CCTGTTCTCAGCCCAAAGAAATCGGACCTTGCCgtaaatcagatttgcaattcTTCTACAATGCCGACTCCAAAGCCTGTGAACAATTCTTCTATGGTGGCTGCCACGGCAACGACAACCGTTTCAATACCAAAGAAGAGTGTGAGAAATTGTGCctttaa
- the Psf2 gene encoding probable DNA replication complex GINS protein PSF2, which yields MEPCVIEFIGEKSTIGVIPNFSFEPLHLISGSVGPFRAGMPVHVPLWLGIHLRKQQKCRIVPPEWMDMDLLEEIKEEEKRSKFFTKLPSEHYMIEAQLIMSTAPDDVPRCEEIRTVIKDIFDIRESKLRTSIDAFIKGEGTYAKLDNLTLLEMHSVRPILPHSLDHIARYQRTAVATQRDTSSLLGMNSSSMNSSSFYTQ from the exons ATGGAACCTTGTGTTATAGAATTTATAGGTGAAAAATCAACAATTGGTGTCATaccaaatttttcatttgagccTTTGCATTTGATATCGGGAAGTGTGGGACCTTTTCGTGCCGGTATGCCTGTGCACGTACCACTCTGGCTGGGCATACATTTAAGAAAACAGCAGAAATGTCGTATTGTGCCTCCTGAATGGATGGATATGGATCTATTGGAAGAAATAAAGGAAGAAGAGAAAAGATCAAA gtTCTTCACCAAATTGCCCAGTGAGCATTACATGATTGAAGCTCAATTAATTATGAGCACTGCTCCCGATGATGTGCCTAGATGTGAGGAAATACGTACGGTTATCAAGGATATATTCGATATACGCGAATCCAAATTACGCACTTCTATCGATGCATTTATTAAGGGCGAAGGTACTTATGCAAAATTGGATAATTTAACATTATTGGAAATGCACAGTGTTCGTCCGATTTTACCACATTCATTGGATCATATTGCTCGTTACCAACGCACAGCTGTGGCCACTCAACGAGACACTTCCTCTTTATTGGGTATGAATTCGAGTTCAATGAACTCTAGTTCATTTTATacacaataa